A window of the Oryza brachyantha chromosome 5, ObraRS2, whole genome shotgun sequence genome harbors these coding sequences:
- the LOC102702847 gene encoding 1-deoxy-D-xylulose-5-phosphate synthase 1, chloroplastic isoform X4: MALTAFSIPRGFVGALPQEGHFAPAAAELCLHKLQTRPPKQPRRRSSCISASLSTEREAAEYHSQRPPTPLLDTINFPIHMKNLSINELQQLADELRSDVIFHVSKTGGHLGSSLGVVELTVALHYVFNTPQDKILWDVGHQSYPHKILTGRRDKMPTMRQTNGLSGFTKRAESEYDSFGTGHSSTTISAALGMAVGRDLKGGKNNVVAVIGDGAMTAGQAYEAMNNAGYLDSDMIVILNDNKQVSLPTATLDGPAAPVGALSSALSKLQSSRPLRELREVAKGVTKQIGGSVHELAAKVDEYARGMISGSGSTLFEELGLYYIGPVDGHNIDDLITILREVKSTKTTGPVLIHVVTEKGRGYPYAERAADKYHGVAKFDPATGKQFKSPAKTLSYTNYFAEALIAEAEQDSRVVAIHAAMGGGTGLNYFLRRFPNRCFDVGIAEQHAVTFAAGLACEGLKPFCAIYSSFLQRGYDQVVHDVDLQKLPVRFAMDRAGLVGADGPTHCGAFDVTYMACLPNMVVMAPSDEAELCHMVATAAAIDDRPSCFRYPRGNGIGVPLPPNYKGVPLEVGKGRVLLEGERVALLGYGSAVQYCLAAASLVERHGLRVTVADARFCKPLDQGLIRRLANSHEVLLTVEEGSIGGFGSHVAQFLALDGLLDGKLKWRPLVLPDRYIDHGAPADQLAEAGLTPSHIAATVFNVLGQAREALAIMTVPNA; this comes from the exons atgGCGCTCACGGCGTTCTCCATTCCTAGGGGCTTCGTCGGCGCGCTGCCGCAGGAGGGGCATttcgctccggcggcggcggagctctgTCTCCACAAGCTCCAGACCAGGCCACCCAAG CAGCCTAGGCGGAGATCGTCGTGCATCTCGGCGTCGCTGTCCACGGAGAGGGAGGCCGCGGAGTACCACTCGCagcggccgccgacgccgctgcTGGACACAATCAACTTCCCGATCCACATGAAGAACCTGTCCATCAATGAGCTCCAGCAGCTCGCCGACGAACTCCGCTCGGACGTCATTTTCCACGTCTCCAAGACCGGCGGCCACCTCGGGTCCAGCCTCGGCGTCGTGGAGCTCACCGTGGCGCTGCACTACGTGTTCAACACGCCGCAGGACAAGATCCTCTGGGACGTCGGCCACCAG TCATACCCGCACAAGATCCTGACGGGGCGACGCGACAAGATGCCGACGATGCGGCAGACCAACGGCTTGTCGGGATTCACCAAGAGGGCGGAGAGCGAATACGACTCCTTCGGCACCGGCCACAGCTCCACCACCATCTCCGCCGCGCTCG GGATGGCGGTGGGGCGGGACCTGAAGGGAGGGAAGAACAACGTGGTGGCGGtgatcggcgacggcgccatgACTGCTGGGCAGGCGTACGAGGCGATGAATAACGCCGGGTACCTCGACTCCGACATGATCGTGATACTCAATGACAACAAGCAGGTGTCGCTGCCGACGGCGACGCTCGacgggccggcggcgccggtgggcGCGCTCAGCAGCGCCCTCAGCAAGCTGCAGTCCAGCAGGCCACTCAGAGAGCTCAGGGAGGTGGCCAAG ggcgtgacgaAGCAAATCGGAGGGTCGGTGCACGAGCTGGCGGCGAAGGTGGACGAGTACGCCCGCGGCATGATCAGCGGCTCCGGCTCGACGCTGTTCGAGGAGCTCGGCCTCTACTACATCGGCCCCGTCGACGGCCACAACATCGACGACCTCATCACCATCCTCCGGGAGGTCAAGAGCACCAAGACCACCGGCCCGGTGCTCATCCACGTCGTCACCGAGAAGGGCCGCGGCTACCCCTACGCCGAGCGAGCCGCCGACAAGTACCACG GCGTGGCGAAGTTCGATCCGGCGACGGGGAAGCAGTTCAAGTCGCCGGCGAAGACTCTGTCCTACACAAACTACTTCGCGGAGGCGCTCATCGCCGAGGCGGAGCAGGACAGCAGGGTCGTCGCCATCCACGCCGCCATGGGGGGCGGCACGGGGCTCAACTACTTCCTCCGCCGCTTCCCGAACAGGTGCTTCGACGTCGGGATCGCCGAGCAGCACGCCGTCacgttcgccgccggccttGCTTGTGAGGGGCTCAAGCCGTTCTGCGCTATCTACTCCTCCTTCCTTCAGAGAGGCTACGACCAG GTGGTGCACGACGTGGACCTCCAGAAGCTTCCGGTGAGGTTCGCCATGGACAGGGCCGggctcgtcggcgccgacggGCCGACCCACTGCGGCGCGTTCGATGTCACCTACATGGCGTGCCTACCGAACATGGTGGTCATGGCTCCGTCCGACGAGGCCGAGCTCTGCCACAtggtcgccaccgccgcggccatcGACGACCGCCCCTCCTGCTTCCGCTACCCAAGAGGCAACGGCATCGGCGTCCCGCTGCCACCCAACTACAAAGGCGTTCCCCTCGAG GTTGGCAAAGGGAGGGTACTTCTGGAGGGCGAGAGGGTGGCGCTGCTGGGGTACGGGTCGGCGGTGCAGTACTGCctggccgccgcgtcgctggTGGAGCGGCACGGCCTCAGGGTGaccgtcgccgacgccagGTTCTGCAAGCCGCTGGACCAGGGGCTCATCCGGAGGCTGGCCAACTCCCACGAGGTGCTCCTCACCGTCGAGGAAGGCTCCATCGGCGGGTTCGGCTCTCACGTCGCGCAGTTCCTGGCCCTCGATGGCCTCCTCGACGGCAAACTCAAG TGGCGGCCGCTGGTGCTACCTGACCGGTACATCGACCACGGGGCACCGGCGGATCAGCTGGCGGAGGCCGGGCTGACGCCGTCGCACATCGCGGCGACGGTGTTCAACGTGCTGGGCCAGGCAAGGGAGGCACTCGCCATCATGACGGTGCCCAACGCTTAG